From Salvelinus namaycush isolate Seneca chromosome 27, SaNama_1.0, whole genome shotgun sequence, the proteins below share one genomic window:
- the sall3b gene encoding LOW QUALITY PROTEIN: sal-like protein 3b (The sequence of the model RefSeq protein was modified relative to this genomic sequence to represent the inferred CDS: deleted 2 bases in 1 codon), which translates to MDEEERRSGIEEAHVRKKIAEYFTWAELYEHQRSCTEDLPQVLIVKEDEGIPEPEGSPAGSSPTLSLAILNLAHSDSADMESVDGGLELVEPMNYNDNDSTDMLEEMNMGEKEDESMEVEQQHHDKYKSSSPQNPPDITELAIPSSQSSSVTSSMPSTNVTLEILHSTRVAVAQFSQSLHSSGAGGKAATAAIPVILEHLLALQQQQVHQLQLIEQIRSQVAFMNRQPTQTALNPVSRDLSLAPNPFPSQGLIVPPVLPLSGTIPSAVNGQASVSSASVLERSHTLSKQTSYGQAHMRDARCTSAPSDNSAPPPTSCNNISSLHPPYMGSYSHTSSSCTQTLTSSSPLSMQDQSNSLLSSPSSLPFLPQSPPSSVIFPNPLASIAATTNALDPLSALMKHHRNGKLPSVSMFDTKPSPEEPFFKHKCRFCAKVFGSDSALQIHLRSHTGERPFKCNLCGNRFSTKGNLKVHFQRHKEKYPHVQMNPYPVPEYLDNVPTSSGIPYGMSFPPEKTGATWLDSKPVSATVPTSMGIQLPFTLTTMGSSSGSLSVTPPIKSPFRPSPALSECVSLSLNTTGNETSVPTALESLQSNQEGESSHVLKAEEIHLPQNWMTRPRVSPFTVATSKAMTITTSTPEPSALTSNFLPLSLASDPFKAKFPFGGLLDSMQTSETSKLQQLVENIDKKITDPNQCVLCHRVLSCQSALKMHYRIHTGERPFKCKVCGRAFTTKGNLNTHIGVHRANPPLRVQHSCPICQRKFTNAVVLQQHIRMHMGGQISNSPLMDGLQDLDTDLSFHEKNFDSLKNYDNDLMYDNSMGEEEDDEEEEEVENMEGGVDTLKPLSSVFSSPPNSDAVVFSIAALENQMKMIDSTINLNHSFGLKSMMNGFMDSERRAAIHSSIVGEGQNHNAASSPTVSESSTCMHVPVSPAQSNSEVHLCNSPSGKHSGESQEITASVKSEQFDSPTSTPVLENGVTLDLRGMQPNRQCVKQESPYSTLFLSKERGSSQSIPSLITSIAPRMIKSEMNGHHQPTNFNEGLHHPFGLQVPAAPPSLVSPGITSLLRPPHLRRTPKQHNCHACGKNFSSASALQIHERTHTGEKPFGCSICGRAFTTKGNLKVHMGTHMWNNAPARRGRRLSVENPMALLGGEAAMKFGEMFQKDLTERAMNVDPGFWNRYASAITNGLAMKKNEISVIQNGGILQLYPMTAGMDRVSTGGSPPMTSLGKTAMDLGINRPHFSMLIDDSKEIGINLNKLNGRLIKEIDYTNNVENK; encoded by the exons ATGGATGAGGAGGAGCGCCGCAGTGGCATTGAGGAAGCGCACGTGCGTAAAAAAATTGCTGAGTACTTCACCTGGGCCGAACTGTATGAGCACCAGAGAAGCTGCACAGAGGACCTACCTCAGGTCCTCATTGTGAAGGAAGATGAGGGGATCCCTGAACCTGAGGGGTCCCCAGCTGGATCCTCTCCAACCCTCAGCCTGGCCATTCTTAACCTGGCCCACAGTGACTCAGCAGACATGGAGTCAGTGGACGGGGGCCTCGAACTGGTGGAGCCTATGAATTATAATGATAATGACAGCACAGATATGTTAGAGGAGATGAACATGGGTGAGAAGGAGGATGAATCCATGGAGGTGGAGCAGCAGCACCACGACAAATATAAGTCATCTAGCCCCCAGAATCCCCCAGACATAACTGAGTTGGCCATCCCTTCATCTCAGTCGTCCTCTGTGACCAGCAGCATGCCCAGTACGAACGTAACGCTGGAGATCCTCCACAGTACCCGGGTGGCTGTTGCCCAGTTCTCCCAGAGCCTCCACAGTAGTGGGGCAGGAGGGAAGGCGGCCACAGCGGCCATCCCAGTGATCCTAGAGCACCTGCTGGCTTTGCAGCAGCAACAGGTCCACCAGTTGCAGCTTATTGAGCAGATCCGTAGCCAGGTGGCCTTCATGAATAGACAGCCCACACAAACAGCACTAAACCCAGTCTCCAGGGACCTTTCACTGGCACCAAACCCTTTCCCCTCCCAAGGCCTCATCGTTCCCCCTGTCCTACCACTGTCTGGGACCATACCCTCTGCTGTCAATGGACAAGCGTCTGTGTCTTCGGCATCTGTGCTTGAAAGGTCCCACACACTCTCCAAACAAACTTCATATGGACAGGCCCACATGAGAGATGCTAGATGTACCTCAGCTCCCTCGGACAACTCTGCCCCTCCCCCCACTAGCTGCAACAATATTTCCTCATTACATCCTCCCTACATGGGTTCATACTCACACACAAGCAGTAGCTGTACTCAGACCCTGACCTCGTCCAGCCCACTCTCCATGCAGGATCAGAGCAACAGTCTCCTCAGCTCACCATCCAGCCTGCCGTTTCTACCTCAGAGCCCCCCCAGCAGTGTCATCTTCCCCAACCCCCTGGCCAGCATCGCAGCCACAACTAATGCCCTCGACCCCCTTTCCGCCCTGATGAAGCACCACCGGAATGGCAAGCTGCCCAGTGTGTCCATGTTCGACACCAAGCCCAGCCCTGAGGAGCCCTTTTTCAAGCATAAGTGCAGGTTCTGCGCCAAAGTGTTTGGCAGCGACAGCGCGCTCCAGATCCACCTGCGCTCTCACACCGGGGAGAGGCCCTTCAAGTGCAACCTCTGCGGCAATCGCTTCTCCACTAAAGGGAACCTGAAAGTCCACTTCCAGAGACACAAAGAAAAGTATCCCCATGTTCAGATGAACCCTTATCCAGTGCCGGAATATTTAGACAATGTGCCAACGAGCTCTGGTATTCCCTATGGCATGTCATTCCCTCCTGAAAAAACAGGAGCCACTTGGCTGGATAGCAAGCCTGTTTCAGCGACGGTACCCACCTCTATGGGCATTCAGCTTCCCTTCACTCTCACTACTATGGGAAGCTCAAGTGGATCTCTAAGTGTCACACCACCCATCAAATCTCCTTTTAGGCCCTCCCCAGCCTTAAGTGAATGTGTGTCTTTGTCGCTGAACACTACAGGCAATGAAACCAGTGTTCCCACAGCTTTAGAGTCTCTACAGTCTAATCAGGAGGGGGAATCCTCCCATGTCTTGAAAGCAGAGGAAATCCATCTGCCACAAAACTGGATGACTAGACCCAGGGTGAGTCCATTTACTGTGGCAACAAGTAAAGCCATGACTATTACCACATCCACACCCGAGCCCAGTGCTCTGACTTCCAACTTTCTACCACTTTCCCTGGCCTCTGACCCGTTCAAAGCAAAGTTTCCATTCGGCGGCCTCCTGGACTCTATGCAAACGTCAGAGACCTCAAAGCTCCAGCAGCTGGTGGAGAACATAGACAAGAAGATAACAGACCCCAACCAGTGTGTCCTCTGTCACCGCGTGCTCAGCTGCCAAAGCGCGCTGAAGATGCACTACCGTATCCACACTGGGGAGAGGCCCTTTAAATGTAAGGTGTGTGGCAGGGCTTTCACCACCAAAGGAAACCTGAATACACACATTGGTGTCCACAGAGCAAACCCTCCTCTCCGGGTTCAGCATTCATGCCCCATCTGCCAGAGGAAGTTCACCAACGCTGTAGTGCTACAGCAGCACATCCGCATGCACATGGGGGGTCAGATCTCAAACTCGCCCTTGATGGACGGCCTACAGGACCTCGACACTGATCTCTCCTTCCATGAGAAGAACTTTGACAGCCTGAAAAACTATGACAATGACCTCATGTATGACAACTCCatgggggaggaagaggatgatgaagaagaagaagaggtagaaaATATGGAGGGGGGTGTAGATACCCTTAAACCCCTGAGCTCTGTCTTTAGTTCTCCTCCCAACTCTGATGCTGTTGTCTTCAGCATAGCTGCACTGGAGAACCAAATGAAAATGATAGACTCCACCATAAACCTAAACCACTCCTTTGGGCTAAAGTCAATGATGAATGGTTTTATGGACAGTGAGCGCCGTGCTGCTATCCACTCCTCTATAGTGGGAGAAGGACAGAATCACAATGCAGCCAGCAGCCCAACCGTGTCTGAATCGTCCACGTGTATGCATGTACCAGTGTCACCTGCGCAAAGCAATTCGGAGGTCCACCTCTGCAATTCCCCATCTGGGAAGCACAGTGGAGAGTCCCAAGAGATCACAGCCTCAGTGAAGAGTGAGCAATTTGATTCGCCCACCTCAACTCCGGTACTGGAAAATGGAGTGACTTTGGATCTGAGAGGGATGCAACCTAACAGGCAGTGTGTGAAACAGGAGAGTCCTTACAGTACGCTGTTCCTGAGTAAAGAACGTG GTTCCAGCCAAAGCATTCCTAGCCTGATTACCAGCATTGCGCCAAGGATGATCAAATCTGAAATGAATGGGCACCATCAACCAACGAACTTCAACGAGGGGCTGCATCATCCATTCGGCCTCCAGGTCCCTGCTGCTCCTCCATCTCTGGTGAGCCCAGGAATCACCTCTCTGCTTAGGCCACCTCACCTTCGACGGACCCCGAAGCAACACAACTGCCATGCATGTGGGAAGAACTTCTCCTCAGCCAGCGCTCTACAGATCCATGAGCGGacccacacaggggagaaacctttcGGTTGCTCCATCTGTGGCAGGGCATTCACAACTAAAGGAAACCTGAAG GTACACATGGGCACTCATATGTGGAACAACGCACCAGCCAGAAGAGGCAGGCGTCTGTCGGTGGAGAACCCCATGGCCTTGCTGGGTGGGGAAGCTGCCATGAAGTTCGGAGAGATGTTTCAGAAGGACCTGACGGAACGGGCCATGAACGTGGACCCAGGGTTCTGGAACCGCTACGCATCAGCTATAACCAACGGCCTAGCCATGAAGAAGAATGAGATCTCAGTGATCCAGAATGGGGGGATTCTACAGCTTTATCCCATGACGGCAGGCATGGACAGAGTCAGCACTGGGGGTAGCCCACCAATGACCAGTCTTGGAAAGACAGCCATGGACCTTGGAATTAACCGACCC CACTTTTCTATGTTAATTGATGACAGTAAAGAGATTGggatcaatttaaataaattgaaTGGCAGATTAATAAAAGAAATAGATTATACAAACAATGTAGAGAATAAATGA